AATTAAAACGCGGTCTTTGTCATCACCGAATTCAGTAGAGCGGAACCATGTCGCGCCCTCTTCTTCAAAGATGTGTCCTTTTTCGCGAAGCGCTTCAAGGGCTTGATCAATTTTCCCGTTCTGATAAAGGCTTGTTTCTGAGTACCAAACATCAAATGGCACGCGGAATTCATTCAGGTCCTTTTTCAGTTTATCCATTTCAAATTTCAGCCCGTATTCACGGAAGAAGCCGAGACGCTCAGCCTGCTCCTCTGAAACGAAGCGGTCTCCGTATTCGTCCGCAAGCTTTTGGCCGATTTCCTGGATATCCTTGCCGTGGTAGCCGTCCTCCGGCATCGGTGCATCCTGGCCCAGTGCCTGAAGATAGCGGGATTCAATGGAAAGAGCGAGATTATTGATTTGATTTCCTGCATCATTGATGTAATATTCTCTGGATACATCATAGCCTGCTTTAGCAAGGATGTTGCACAGTGAATCACCTACAGCTGCGCCGCGGGCGTGTCCAAGGTGGAGCGTACCCGTTGGATTGGCGGACACGAACTCCACTTGAAGCTTTTCGCCGTTTCCAATATTGGACTCTCCATATTTTTCACCAGCATCTAAAATAGCCGGTACAAGGTCTGTCAGGTAGGCGTTGTTCATGTAAAAATTGATAAAGCCCGGTCCTGCAATTTCAATTTTTTCTATAGAAGCTTTTTCTTTATCGAAATGATTGACGATTTCTTCTGCAATCATGCGCGGCGCTTTTTTAGCGACTCTTGCCAGCTGCATGGCCATGTTTGTTGAAAAATCGCCGTGCGCTTTTTCTTTAGGCACTTCCAGCACAACGTCCGGTATTTGGGATGCTTCTGCAAGCCCTGCAGTTTGAACTGAAGCTTTTACTTCCTGTTTTAAACGTTCTTTCATTTGCTCGACGATGTTCATGACTTGGCCTCCTTAAAATCAATCAAAAGGGTGTGAAGGTGAGTTTGTCCTTCCCCCATATGCAGTTCGTATTCAATCTCCAGTTTGCCTTCAGCGGATTCATGGTTAATGATTTGAGCTACCCTCGATGTATAGGTAGTCATTTGAAGAGTTCCGAGAGGAGTTTTGTAGTGAGTGAGCGTTTCAGCATCCTTAATAAAACGCTGCTTCATGGAGACAGCGCCTTTCCTGAAGACAATCGTTTCCTCCGGCTTCATTTTCACGATGGTCTGAATCGTGCCGTATTCCTGCTCTTCCTTATAAGTAAGATAAGGAACTGAGTCTTTTATGTAAAAGCTGCCGCTTGAACGGAATTCAATTGTTTCCGTCTCTCCATCATTTCGGATCTTCGAATGAATGTAGAGACTTACTGGTGTCTGTTCCTTCATCTAAGACACATCCTTCCACTATAACTACAATAGTATAAAGATTCTTCATGCAAAGTTCAATAGCCCGGAGGAATTGGTAAAAAAGTGAAACTTCCACAAAGAGGGAGGTGCTCCCCTCTTATGGTTATTTAAATTCATACGGCTTTTACAGGCAGGTTTATTCATCAAATTATCATGCAGGAAATAAAAACGGACTGTCCGGAATAAATCGCCAAAAACGGCGCCTTATGCGAACAGTCCTTTTTTTATCTATCGTTTTTGAACCCAGCCCAAAATCATTTCGCGAATCAGCTTGCTCGCGGTGTTCGCTGTTTGCTCGGATGGATCGTAGATTGGTGCAACTTCTACAAGGTCTGCTCCAACCACTTTCACTTCAGAACGGGCGATTTCGTGGATGGACGCAAGCAATTCCTTAGATGTAATGCCGCCTGCGTCTACGGTTCCCGTTCCAGGAGCGTGAGCAGGATCCAATACGTCAATGTCGATCGTTACGTATACCGGACGTCCGGCAAGCTTCGGCAAAATTTCTTTCAGAGGCTCGAGCACTTCGAATTTCGAGATGTGCATGCCTGCTTCCTTTGCCCATTGGAATTCTTCCTTCATTCCGGAACGGATTCCGAAAGAGTATACATTTTCAGGTCCGATGTGTTCGGCAATTTTGCGGATCGGTGTGGAATGGGAGAGCGGCTCTCCCTCGTATTCCTCACGAAGGTCCGTATGGGCATCCATATGGATGATTGCGAGATCGGGATATTTCTTCGCGACAGCTTTCATGACCGGCCAGGATACAAGATGCTCTCCGCCCATGCCAAGCGGGAACTTGTCCGCTGCCATAAGCCCGTCGATGTACTCCTCAATCATGTCAATGCTGCGCTGCGGGTTGCCGAACGGCAAAGGGATGTCGCCGGCGTCAAAGTATTTAACCTCTTCCAGCTCACGGTCTAAATAGGCGCTGTACTCCTCGAGGCCGATGGACACTTCGCGGATGCGGGACGGGCCGAATCTTGATCCCGGACGGTAGCTCACGGTCCAGTCCATTGGCATGCCGTAAATAACCGCCTCGCTTTCCTCATAAGACGGATGGCTTTTAATAAATACGTTACCTGAATAAGCTTCATCAAATTTCATTTTTCACCCTCCAATTTAGGAAAGGGCGTTTGGTTAAACGCCCTTTTGATTCATCTTATTTCGTTAAGTCCTGTACAAACTTCGGCAGTACGAATGCTGCTTTATGAAGTTCTTTTGTATAGTACTTCGTATCGATTTCGTGGAAACGGTCTTCCGGTACTTCAAGCGGATTGTATTTCTTCGATCCGATCGTGAATGTCCACATGCCGCTTGGGTACGTTGGAATGTTTGCAATATACAGGTTCGTAATCGGGAAGATTTCGCGAACGTCGCGCTGCACGTTGCGGATCAAATCAGGTGTGAACCAAGGGTTGTCCGATTGAGCGACGAAAATTCCATCTTCTTTAAGTGCTCTTGAAATACCGGCATAGAAGCCTTTTGTAAATAAGTTTACAGCCGGTCCAACAGGCTCTGTGCTGTCTACCATAATTACGTCATATTCGTTTTCGCTCTCAGCGATATGAAGGAAGCCGTCTCCTACTTTTACGTCTACGCGTGGATCGTCAAGCTTCCCGGCGATTTCCGGCAAATATTTTTTAGAGTACTCGATTACTTTTCCATCAATATCAACAAGCGTTGCTTTCTTCACGCTCGGGTGCTTCAGAATTTCACGGATGACTCCGCCGTCTCCGCCGCCTACTACAAGAACGTTCTCAGGATTCGGGTGAGTGAAAAGAGGAACGTGCGCAACCATTTCGTGGTAAACAAACTCATCCTTTTGAGACGTCATGACCATGCCGTCCAAGTACAGCATGTTTCCGAACTCCTCGGTTTCTACCATTTCCAGGTGCTGAAATTCCGTTTGTTCTGTATGTAAAGTGCGCTTAATTTTCATCGTGATTCCAAAGCTGTCAGTCTGCTTCTCTGTATACCAAAGTTCGGACATGTTTTGATCATCCTTTCGAGTATGTGTTGTCATTTCTGAGACCGTCTTGTTTGTACACAGTTAACCTACCCCAACCGCCTAAAACAAAACCCTATCCCAATCTCTAAAAAAGTATAGAGGAATCCTGCAAAAATGCAAGAAATTTTTAAGGACTATCGGCCCCCGGCTGTTTAGAAATACAGATCTTTTTCCATAATGGTAAGAAGAGATTTGAGACGAAACGGGGTGTAAAAAAATGAACGTGATCCATCCTTCAAGAATACGCCGGACAATTAAACTGGTTCGCGCTTTATTTTTCATTGGCTTGATGCTGCTCGCATTGATGTCCATAGCCGCGGGCATGGTTCTGCTTACAGCCAAGCTGCAGGGGCCTCCGTCTTTAAACGTACCACAGTCAACCATTCTATTTGCAAGCGATCATTCAAAATTGGGAGAAACGCATTATGGGGAAAAACGCTATTGGACGAACCTTGAGGATATCTCCCCGTATGCGGTTAAGGCCACTTTGTCTATAGAGGACCGCCACTATTTCGAGCATCACGGATTTGATTTCAAACGGATTGCCGGAGCGGCTTTAGCCGACCTGAAAGCAATGGCCAAAATTCAGGGTGCCAGTACCATTACCCAGCAGTATGCCCGGAATCTTTATTTAAGCCATGACAAAACCTGGACGAGGAAGCTGACGGAAGCTTTTTATACGGTCCGCCTTGAAGTGAACTACAGCAAGGATGAAATTCTGGAAGGCTATTTAAATACCATTTATTACGGGCATGGAGCCTACGGCATTGAAGCGGCTTCGAAGACATATTTCGGGAAAAGCGCGAAAGAATTGACACTTGCCGAAGCGAGCATGCTTGCAGGGATCCCTAAAGGACCAAGCCAATACTCTCCTTTCTTAAATGAAAAAAGAGCAAAGGAGCGGCAGAAGCTGATCTTAAGCTCACTTGTCAGTGCAGGGGCCATAAAACGGGAGCAGGCAGCCTCAGCAGAGCGCGAACCCCTTATTTATGCAGGGCCGAAACCTGAAGAGGAAGCGAAAACGGATGCTCCCTACTTTTATGATCAGGCATTGAAAGAAACGGCCAGGCTGCTTGGTGTAGAACAGGGAGCCCTCTCGACCCGCGGATTGAAAATCTATACGACGCTCGATCCTGTGCTTCAGCAAAAAGCTGAGAAACAGGTAAAGGATGTCATTGATCCCGATTCCGCTATCCAGACAGGGCTGATTTCCATCGATCCGAAAACCGGAGCAGTACGGGCATTGGCAGGAGGACGGGACTATGATAAGAGTCCATTTAACCGGGTAACACAGGCCTTCAGGCAGCCAGGATCGACAATCAAACCGTTCCTGTACTATGCAGCCATCCAGAACGGTTTTACGCCATCCACCCTGATGGTCAGCAAACCGACTGTCTTTGAATACGATTCGGGAAAATCAACGTATAAACCAAGCAACTACAATGATTACTATGCGAACGGACCCATCACTCTCGCCCAGGCGATCGCCCTCTCCGATAACATCTATGCTGTTAAAACCCATCTGTTTATCGGACCGGAAAAGCTCGCGGAGACTGCGAGAGCGGCCGGAATCACCAGCAAGCTTCCTGAACTGCCATCGCTAGCACTTGGAACGGCACCGGCGAGGCTTGAAGAAATGGTAAATGCTTATGGAATTCTCGCTAATGGGGGGAAAAGAATCAGACCGGTGTATGTAACAAGGATCGAGGATGCTACCGGAAACGTCCTCTATGAAGGAAAACCAGCAGCTGGAAAGCAGGTATTGGATGAAAAAGCAGCCTTCGTGACGACTCAGCTGATGACGGGAATGTTTGATACAAAGCTAAACGCTTATACCTCTGTAACCGGCGATAAAATCACCAAGAATCTGACGCGTACTTACGCGGGCAAATCAGGCTCAACCCAAACAGACAGCTGGATGATCGGCTACAGTCCGGACCTGGTTACTGGTGTATGGACGGGCTATGACCGAGATAAGGCGCTTGAACAGGTTGAAGAGCGCTCCTATGCCAAAAAAATATGGGCAGGTTTTATGGAAGACGCCTTGCGAGGAAAACCGCTTAAGGAGTTCAAGCCTCCTGAAGGCGTTACCGGCGTCTACATTAATCCGGAGAACGGCAAGCTTGCAGGCCCCGGCTGTCCGGTTAAGCGTTTTGTATATTACCTGGCCGGAACTGAGCCAACAGAGATGTGCATAGAACACCTGGAACATAGACATGAGCCTGCTAAGAAGCAAGAGAAGCAAAAGGAAAGCTTCTGGAAGAAATTAAAATTTTGGGATTAGAAAAACCGAGCGGCGATCCGCTCGGTTTTCTTTATTTAAGCCTTCAAATCTTCCTTCAGCTTCGCCTCTGAACGCTGCCACATTCCGGCATCGTGGGAGATGAGGAATTGGGCAAGAATCTCTTTGGACCTCTCATCCATATGCTCGACCATAATCTGCCGTTTCATGGATTTATCCATTTTATTCACATGCTCCGGTAAGGATTTATAGCCTCTTCTAATTTCCCGGTTGACCGTCATCTCACAGGCGGTCACACCAGCGTAGTATGGTCCTTCAGGCTTGCGGTCGATGGTTACCCAGACGAGCCAGAATGGTTTTGCATCCGGCACATCCTCTTTATTCGGAAGGAATTTAATGCCCTTTTCAACTACACTGCGGGCATGCATCGCGCCGATATCGACAAATGCTTCCCCTTCATTTACGTCTACGAAGACCGGAGAAATGTTATCCAGGCTGAGTGCTCCGACACCGAAGCCGCCATGCCCGTCTGTCGGGTCACTTTTGATGATATTAAAGCCTATGCTCTTTTTCTTTTTTTCTTCCATTGTAAAAAGCCTCCTAAAACAGCGGGTTTAATATCCCATAAAAAAGGTTCATAACTAAATATCTGCCCGTTTCTAGAAACGGCCAAACCGTGTATTGATCGAGAGGTGTCACGAATAATACGATAAATACAATAAATCCGTATGTTTCAAACTGCGTCATCCTTGGTCTCCATGTCCTTGGAGCCAAATCCTCAAGGATCCGGTATCCGTCTAGCGGAGGCAGCGGAAGCAGGTTGAACAGGAATAATGTAACGTTTAAGCCGACAAAAATATCAAAGAAATTCTTCAAGGCATCCGTGACTTGCGGAGAGAAGCTCTCAGCCGTTCCCGATACGAGGAGGATGCTCCATACAGCCGTGCCTAAAAAGGCCATCAGCAGATTGCTCACCGGTCCTGCAACGGAGACAAGCACGCCTGCAAGTCTTGGCTTTTTAAAATAAAACCGGTTAACCGGAACAGGTCTTGCCCATCCAAAACCGGCAATCAAGATCAGAATCGTTCCAAAAGGGTCCAGATGTGCAATCGGTGATAAGGTTAGTCTGCCCTCATTTTTCGCTGTCGGATCCCCAAATTTATATGCAACATAGGCATGTGCAAATTCATGCACCGTAAATGCAGCCAGCAAGGTCAGGATCACATATGGCAGCACTTCTAAATCAAAGGCCAAAAAACTGAATGTATCTTCCACGCGCACTTCTCCTTTGACACATAATCACTGCATCGATTTTCTGATTAAAGTATACTATATTTAAAGATGAATATCAGTCTCAAGTTCTTATGGATGCAAACAATTCTAAAGGAGCGATTCTAAATGCCGTACATAACCGTAAAAATGCTTGAAGGCCGTACAGAAGAGCAAAAGAAAGCCCTCGTTGAAAAAGTAACAGCCGCTGTATCTGAAACCACTGGAGCATCTGAAGACAAAATCGTCGTTTTCATTGAAGAAATGACGAAAAACCATTACGGTGTTGCCGGAAAACGGTTAAGCGATATGGAATAATCATATGAAAACGGCTTGCTGAGTCATCGGCGGGCCGTTTTTTCGAATAGGGGGAAAACAGATGAATCTTCAATCATCATTTTTTAAAAGAATTGGCCTCAAAGACAAAGGAAGCATTCAATTTCAAGACCTGGAAACTATTTTAACCGCCTTTGCCCATCACATTCCATTCGAAAACCTGGGGATCCTGCAGAACAGAAGCATTCCGCTCAATGCTGAATCCCTTTTCGAAAAAATCATTGAGCAGAACCAGGGCGGCGTCTGCTATGAATTAAATCCGCTTCTGTACTATTTTTTACTGGAGAATCATTTTGATGTACAGCTTGTCCAGGGAACCGTATTCAACCATGCCATACAGAATTGGAGCCTGAGCGGCACCCATGCTGCTGTCTTAATCCGCACAGAAGACGGCTCCTATATTCTCGACGCTGGATTCGGAACAAATGTCGCTCAAAAGCCGATCCCGATGAATGGCGAAATCATCGAATCATCGGCAGGCCAATTTCGGGTCATAGAAAAAAAGACGCGCGAAGGCAGCCATCTGCTTGAAATGAAGCTTGCAGAGAATGACGGTTGGAAAACAGGCTACGCTTTTAACCCGGACAGGGTGTTGAACCTGGCTGGTTTGCAAAACATGCAGACAAAAATCCATGAGCATCCCGACTCCCCGTTTAATAAGAAGCCGCTTGCTGCAATGCGGACAGAAGCTGGATTTAAAACGTTATCTGAGTCATCCTTTTCGGTAACAGAGGGCGGTCATACAGAGAAGAACGGGATTTCTGCTGAGGAATTTACAGAGATTGCAGAGAGAGAGTTTGGTTTGCACTGACTCTTGCTTTGCTAATGGATTTGCAGATAATAACCGGCGCGGGTTCCTGACCCGCGCTTCATTAGTGAACGAAAGCTCCGGCACCCGCTTTTTAAACCCTTGCTGGGCAAGGCTTCAAAGAGTATGGCCTCTGTCCCCTGCTGCGGTGAAGAATGTGGGGACTGGCACCGTGTGACGGTTAGAAGATTTACAGAGTGCAAGCCTGGTTTTTGCACTGACCCCCACTCTGCTAAAGCACTAAACCTCCGTCCCCTCACCCTTCGAACGCCGATGTGGAGCAGGCTGGCTGATTTCTTGCTCTGGCCCCCGCTGCGGTGATTCGACGGGGGTCAGTGCAGTGCACTGACCCCCGCTCTGCTAAAGCACTAAACCTCCGTCCCCTCACTCTGCTATCGCCGATCTGGCGCAGACTGGCTGATTTCTTGCTCTGGCCCCCAGTGCGGTGATTCAACGGGGGTCAGTGCAAAGAGTGCAAAGGACAATGCACATCGAAATCACAGCAATAAAAACGAGGCAAATCCACTGGATCGGCCCCGTTTTTCTTAATGCTTTGTTTTCTCCTTCAGCGCTTCCACATAGGTGTACGCTTCATCGACTTCTTCTTCTGTGTACTTCTGTTTGCTTTT
The Metabacillus sp. FJAT-52054 genome window above contains:
- the argS gene encoding arginine--tRNA ligase; translation: MNIVEQMKERLKQEVKASVQTAGLAEASQIPDVVLEVPKEKAHGDFSTNMAMQLARVAKKAPRMIAEEIVNHFDKEKASIEKIEIAGPGFINFYMNNAYLTDLVPAILDAGEKYGESNIGNGEKLQVEFVSANPTGTLHLGHARGAAVGDSLCNILAKAGYDVSREYYINDAGNQINNLALSIESRYLQALGQDAPMPEDGYHGKDIQEIGQKLADEYGDRFVSEEQAERLGFFREYGLKFEMDKLKKDLNEFRVPFDVWYSETSLYQNGKIDQALEALREKGHIFEEEGATWFRSTEFGDDKDRVLIKNDGSYTYLTPDIAYHKDKLDRGFTKLINIWGADHHGYIPRMKAAIEALGYGKDTLEVEIIQLVHLYKDGEKMKMSKRTGKAVTMRDLMEEVGLDAVRYFFAMRSADTHMDFDMDLAVSKSNENPVFYAQYAHARICSMLRQGEEKGLSYGRENVLGSDLSEKEIDLLKKLGEFPETVADAAQKRIPHKITHYIFDLASTLHSFYNAEKVLDPENDDKSKARLALMKATQHTLKNALTLIGVSAPEKM
- a CDS encoding DUF1934 family protein, with the protein product MKEQTPVSLYIHSKIRNDGETETIEFRSSGSFYIKDSVPYLTYKEEQEYGTIQTIVKMKPEETIVFRKGAVSMKQRFIKDAETLTHYKTPLGTLQMTTYTSRVAQIINHESAEGKLEIEYELHMGEGQTHLHTLLIDFKEAKS
- the speB gene encoding agmatinase, with amino-acid sequence MKFDEAYSGNVFIKSHPSYEESEAVIYGMPMDWTVSYRPGSRFGPSRIREVSIGLEEYSAYLDRELEEVKYFDAGDIPLPFGNPQRSIDMIEEYIDGLMAADKFPLGMGGEHLVSWPVMKAVAKKYPDLAIIHMDAHTDLREEYEGEPLSHSTPIRKIAEHIGPENVYSFGIRSGMKEEFQWAKEAGMHISKFEVLEPLKEILPKLAGRPVYVTIDIDVLDPAHAPGTGTVDAGGITSKELLASIHEIARSEVKVVGADLVEVAPIYDPSEQTANTASKLIREMILGWVQKR
- the speE gene encoding spermidine synthase; the encoded protein is MSELWYTEKQTDSFGITMKIKRTLHTEQTEFQHLEMVETEEFGNMLYLDGMVMTSQKDEFVYHEMVAHVPLFTHPNPENVLVVGGGDGGVIREILKHPSVKKATLVDIDGKVIEYSKKYLPEIAGKLDDPRVDVKVGDGFLHIAESENEYDVIMVDSTEPVGPAVNLFTKGFYAGISRALKEDGIFVAQSDNPWFTPDLIRNVQRDVREIFPITNLYIANIPTYPSGMWTFTIGSKKYNPLEVPEDRFHEIDTKYYTKELHKAAFVLPKFVQDLTK
- a CDS encoding transglycosylase domain-containing protein, yielding MNVIHPSRIRRTIKLVRALFFIGLMLLALMSIAAGMVLLTAKLQGPPSLNVPQSTILFASDHSKLGETHYGEKRYWTNLEDISPYAVKATLSIEDRHYFEHHGFDFKRIAGAALADLKAMAKIQGASTITQQYARNLYLSHDKTWTRKLTEAFYTVRLEVNYSKDEILEGYLNTIYYGHGAYGIEAASKTYFGKSAKELTLAEASMLAGIPKGPSQYSPFLNEKRAKERQKLILSSLVSAGAIKREQAASAEREPLIYAGPKPEEEAKTDAPYFYDQALKETARLLGVEQGALSTRGLKIYTTLDPVLQQKAEKQVKDVIDPDSAIQTGLISIDPKTGAVRALAGGRDYDKSPFNRVTQAFRQPGSTIKPFLYYAAIQNGFTPSTLMVSKPTVFEYDSGKSTYKPSNYNDYYANGPITLAQAIALSDNIYAVKTHLFIGPEKLAETARAAGITSKLPELPSLALGTAPARLEEMVNAYGILANGGKRIRPVYVTRIEDATGNVLYEGKPAAGKQVLDEKAAFVTTQLMTGMFDTKLNAYTSVTGDKITKNLTRTYAGKSGSTQTDSWMIGYSPDLVTGVWTGYDRDKALEQVEERSYAKKIWAGFMEDALRGKPLKEFKPPEGVTGVYINPENGKLAGPGCPVKRFVYYLAGTEPTEMCIEHLEHRHEPAKKQEKQKESFWKKLKFWD
- a CDS encoding YwhD family protein: MEEKKKKSIGFNIIKSDPTDGHGGFGVGALSLDNISPVFVDVNEGEAFVDIGAMHARSVVEKGIKFLPNKEDVPDAKPFWLVWVTIDRKPEGPYYAGVTACEMTVNREIRRGYKSLPEHVNKMDKSMKRQIMVEHMDERSKEILAQFLISHDAGMWQRSEAKLKEDLKA
- a CDS encoding site-2 protease family protein; the protein is MEDTFSFLAFDLEVLPYVILTLLAAFTVHEFAHAYVAYKFGDPTAKNEGRLTLSPIAHLDPFGTILILIAGFGWARPVPVNRFYFKKPRLAGVLVSVAGPVSNLLMAFLGTAVWSILLVSGTAESFSPQVTDALKNFFDIFVGLNVTLFLFNLLPLPPLDGYRILEDLAPRTWRPRMTQFETYGFIVFIVLFVTPLDQYTVWPFLETGRYLVMNLFYGILNPLF
- a CDS encoding 2-hydroxymuconate tautomerase, translated to MPYITVKMLEGRTEEQKKALVEKVTAAVSETTGASEDKIVVFIEEMTKNHYGVAGKRLSDME
- a CDS encoding arylamine N-acetyltransferase, yielding MNLQSSFFKRIGLKDKGSIQFQDLETILTAFAHHIPFENLGILQNRSIPLNAESLFEKIIEQNQGGVCYELNPLLYYFLLENHFDVQLVQGTVFNHAIQNWSLSGTHAAVLIRTEDGSYILDAGFGTNVAQKPIPMNGEIIESSAGQFRVIEKKTREGSHLLEMKLAENDGWKTGYAFNPDRVLNLAGLQNMQTKIHEHPDSPFNKKPLAAMRTEAGFKTLSESSFSVTEGGHTEKNGISAEEFTEIAEREFGLH